In Malus sylvestris chromosome 16, drMalSylv7.2, whole genome shotgun sequence, the following are encoded in one genomic region:
- the LOC126608957 gene encoding UPF0613 protein PB24D3.06c-like isoform X1, whose product MNRSLSASSSSSSSSSSSGSWFSGVVRGRSDRAGSVKMGADSVSGGSGDHSAPVVRKNQFRGVLFKYGPKPIQVAFKTGDYRQQVIFIGGLTDGFLATEYLEPLAIALDKEKWSLVQPLLSSSYSGYGTSSLKQDAIELDQLISHFINKEDSEGVVLLGHSTGCQDIVHYMRTNAACSRAVRAAILQAPVSDREYRATLPETAAMIDLASTMISEGRGSELMPSAADPGAPITAYRYHSLCAYNGDDDMFSSDLTDDQLRLRLGHMTNTPCQVIFSMADEYVPDYVDKKALVQRLCKALGGAEKVEIEYGNHSLSNRVDEAVHAIIDFVKRDGPKGWDDPWH is encoded by the exons ATGAATCGCTCGCTGTCTGCGtcgtcttcgtcttcttcttcgtcgTCTTCCTCCGGTTCTTGGTTCTCCGGCGTAGTCCGGGGCCGGTCGGACCGGGCCGGGTCTGTCAAGATGGGAGCAGACTCCGTTTCGGGCGGCTCCGGCGACCATTCCGCTCCCGTTGTGCGGAAGAATCAGTTCCGGGGTGTGCTCTTCAAGTACGGCCCCAAACCTATTCAG GTTGCATTTAAAACAGGTGATTATAGACAGCAAGTCATTTTTATTGGTGGACTGACTGATGGTTTTCTGGCAACAGA ATACTTGGAACCTCTTGCAATTGCTTTGGACAAGGAGAAATGGTCACTTGTTCAACCTCTCTTGTCATCTTCATACAGTGGATATGGCACTTCCAGCTTGAAACAA GATGCAATTGAACTTGATCAGCTGATCAGTCACTTTATAAACAAAGAAGATTCTGAGGGTGTGGTACTGCTTGGCCATAGTACTGGCTGTCAG GATATTGTACATTATATGCGCACAAATGCTGCATGCTCCCGAGCGGTTCGTGCTGCCATTTTGCAG GCCCCAGTCAGTGATAGGGAATACAGAGCAACTCTTCCTGAAACAGCTGCTATGATTGACTTGGCTTCGACCATGATTAGTGAAGGACGTGGTTCAGAATTAATGCCAAGTGCAGCAGATCCAGGAGCCCCAATAACTGCCTATCG GTATCACTCCCTTTGTGCATACAACGGGGATGATGACATGTTTAGTTCTGACCTTACTGATGACCAGCTGAGGTTGAGACTTGGGCACATGACTAACACACCATGCCAG GTTATATTTTCCATGGCTGATGAATATGTGCCAGACTATGTTGACAAGAAAGCACTGGTTCAAAG ATTGTGCAAAGCTTTGGGTGGTGCTGAGAAAGTTGAAATCGAATATGGGAATCACTCCCTGTCCAACAGAGTTGATGAAGCTGTCCATGCCATCATCGATTTTGTTAAAAGAGATGGACCGAAAGGCTGGGATGATCCATGGCATTAG
- the LOC126608957 gene encoding UPF0613 protein PB24D3.06c-like isoform X2: MNRSLSASSSSSSSSSSSGSWFSGVVRGRSDRAGSVKMGADSVSGGSGDHSAPVVRKNQFRGVLFKYGPKPIQVAFKTGDYRQQVIFIGGLTDGFLATEYLEPLAIALDKEKWSLVQPLLSSSYSGYGTSSLKQDAIELDQLISHFINKEDSEGVVLLGHSTGCQDIVHYMRTNAACSRAVRAAILQAPVSDREYRATLPETAAMIDLASTMISEGRGSELMPSAADPGAPITAYRYHSLCAYNGDDDMFSSDLTDDQLRLRLGHMTNTPCQIVQSFGWC, translated from the exons ATGAATCGCTCGCTGTCTGCGtcgtcttcgtcttcttcttcgtcgTCTTCCTCCGGTTCTTGGTTCTCCGGCGTAGTCCGGGGCCGGTCGGACCGGGCCGGGTCTGTCAAGATGGGAGCAGACTCCGTTTCGGGCGGCTCCGGCGACCATTCCGCTCCCGTTGTGCGGAAGAATCAGTTCCGGGGTGTGCTCTTCAAGTACGGCCCCAAACCTATTCAG GTTGCATTTAAAACAGGTGATTATAGACAGCAAGTCATTTTTATTGGTGGACTGACTGATGGTTTTCTGGCAACAGA ATACTTGGAACCTCTTGCAATTGCTTTGGACAAGGAGAAATGGTCACTTGTTCAACCTCTCTTGTCATCTTCATACAGTGGATATGGCACTTCCAGCTTGAAACAA GATGCAATTGAACTTGATCAGCTGATCAGTCACTTTATAAACAAAGAAGATTCTGAGGGTGTGGTACTGCTTGGCCATAGTACTGGCTGTCAG GATATTGTACATTATATGCGCACAAATGCTGCATGCTCCCGAGCGGTTCGTGCTGCCATTTTGCAG GCCCCAGTCAGTGATAGGGAATACAGAGCAACTCTTCCTGAAACAGCTGCTATGATTGACTTGGCTTCGACCATGATTAGTGAAGGACGTGGTTCAGAATTAATGCCAAGTGCAGCAGATCCAGGAGCCCCAATAACTGCCTATCG GTATCACTCCCTTTGTGCATACAACGGGGATGATGACATGTTTAGTTCTGACCTTACTGATGACCAGCTGAGGTTGAGACTTGGGCACATGACTAACACACCATGCCAG ATTGTGCAAAGCTTTGGGTGGTGCTGA